A DNA window from Theobroma cacao cultivar B97-61/B2 chromosome 5, Criollo_cocoa_genome_V2, whole genome shotgun sequence contains the following coding sequences:
- the LOC18600243 gene encoding guanylyl cyclase-activating protein 1, protein MSVAVLDGNTVTGFIEAKEAFGNCVDEYFKMLDSNGDGGISRDELEEGLGRIFTMELESKTEENIDRFYSTIFERFDEDRDGRIDCNEFESLMREIMLAMARGIGDLSIIVALDQDSLLMMAVKHELAGT, encoded by the coding sequence ATGAGTGTAGCTGTTCTTGATGGCAATACGGTGACAGGATTCATTGAAGCAAAAGAAGCATTTGGAAATTGTGTGGACGAGTACTTCAAGATGCTTGATTCCAATGGAGATGGTGGGATTTCACGTGACGAGCTCGAAGAAGGCCTAGGTAGGATTTTTACCATGGAACTGGAATCGAAGACCGAAGAGAATATCGATCGATTTTATAGTACGATTTTCGAGAGGTTCGATGAGGATCGCGACGGGAGGATTGATTGCAATGAGTTTGAGTCCCTAATGAGGGAGATCATGCTCGCCATGGCTCGTGGGATCGGCGATTTGTCGATTATTGTCGCTCTTGATCAGGATAGCTTGCTCATGATGGCCGTTAAGCATGAATTGGCTGGAACATGA